GGCCCTAGGCCTTACTCCGTCCGTTGTTTCCTGTCCTACCCGCGGCAGGTTTACGGCGTAGTCAGATGCCCTGCGCATCCCGCGAATCTGGCGATTGTAAGCCTGATGCACTCTTGTTGGAAATCAGGTAGCGACGCGTCCATTTCACGCGCGAGTACTGCCCGTTCTTCGAAGGTGTGAAGCGAATCGAGGCATTACAAGTGCTTGGCACTTCCTCGACGGGGATGAGGTAGGCCCCTGCGATTCCGGGGCAGTACACGCCAAAGAACGCGACTGCGCCGCGATATGTTCTCAGGCGCTCTTCGCGGTCGGCGTGAACGCTATAGCAGTTGAATAGGATCGCACCGTTCCGCAGCCTGCCCGTTTTGACCTGAACGCGCGAAAGCACCCCCTTGTTGTCGAGGATAAGATCGTAGCGCTGGTCCTCGCCAAACGGGAGTGAAACCTTGTAGCCTGCCTGAATTAGTTCGGCAAGGACGACTGCTTCCGAGAAATCGCCGACGGCCTTC
This genomic stretch from Candidatus Cybelea sp. harbors:
- a CDS encoding group I intron-associated PD-(D/E)XK endonuclease; amino-acid sequence: MKRNTKAVGDFSEAVVLAELIQAGYKVSLPFGEDQRYDLILDNKGVLSRVQVKTGRLRNGAILFNCYSVHADREERLRTYRGAVAFFGVYCPGIAGAYLIPVEEVPSTCNASIRFTPSKNGQYSRVKWTRRYLISNKSASGLQSPDSRDAQGI